The Pseudomonas sp. FeN3W region CACCAAAGAATCGACGGGTGCAAATGAACTGATCGTTGGCCGAATCCTCGGCAATCGTTACCCCTGTTGCCCTGATCGTGCCGGTTGGATACGTGTCAGTTGTGCTGATCTCCGCAACCTGGAAGATCGGAATTTCAGTCTCTTCGATGTTTTCCGGACAATTCAAACCGTCGACCATAATCAGCTTGGTTGCACCGCGAGGTACGCGCTGCTGGACATGACCATACGTAGTTCCACCACCGGTTAACTCAATTCCTTTTATGACGGATCCTGCATGGGTCATGATGCACATCGAGCCTGCCTTCAGGCTGCTGGTGCCGCCCGTCACGCGATAATCGAACCAGATTCCACAATCGTTCGCATGGTAAGCAACCTGGCAAGTGGAGAAGAACTGAGGTGCATAGCTATCCTGGCTGAATGATCCCTCGTTTACTCTATGCTCGGTTGTGAACGTCTTTTGATCAAAAACCACCGCATCGGAATCTGCATAGTCAGATCTGGATTTCAATGTAAGGGTGTAAGTTCCGGCAGTCAGATTCTGTGAGCAGGTAGCTGCTTGTTCCAGAGCGGTATACCAGGGGCTGATTGTACAGATAAGCGCCTTGGTGTCCTCTCTAAACAGATAGGCACTGGTGTTGCTTTTGATTGTGAAGGATGTGGGGACGTTGTAACCATAATAGGAAACGGTCGGCAAAGGATCTTGAATGCTGATGGTGCCCCAGTACTCCGGACGGGTTACGACGAAGTCGTAGCCATCGAGCAGGTTGTTTTGCCTGGCGCCAGGCTCAGCCCCTTCTCTTACTTCAATACGATGAGTTCCTTCAGTCATTACCGTATTGCCATGTACTGTACCCGTTGTCGATGTTATGTATTGATCACGGATATACAGTGAAGCATAAGAAGAGCCGGTTGAAACGCGCAACCAGAAGTGCCACGGGCATGTCGTCTGATTGATATTCAGCAAGCAAGCAGACGGTGCCTCATAGGTGCTATTTGCATAAGAGCGCGCATAGTAATAAGGAACTTGATGGCTTGCGACGTATGAGGTCGACGCATATGATCCCGTGGGCGTGCGAGCAGGATACACGTAGGCTACGTTTTTGCTCCAGCCATGGTTGACGATAACAGTGTCAATAACCGGATCATTAGCGCTTACCTGGCCGTTGCTCGCCACTCTGAGCTCGTATAAGACATCGACTTCTCCTTCGGCGATGTAAAGTGATCCGAGACTAAAATCTTCGGCTGAATTGAGCGTTGTGATCGATGTCCGATTCGCACCGTTTGGACGTTGTGCATAGACCTGCGGGTAGCTTGAATGCCCCGCCTCGTAATTGTTCAGTTTGCCATATGAGCTTGTGTGGCAATAGCCAAATCCCTGGTAACGAACGTTGCAGCTATAGTCTTCGCTAACGAACTCGGCAGCAACGTCTTGCGGAGCTGTCACCTTTATATCGGGTAGATCAATACGGAAGCGCTCTCCCGCAGTCGTACCGCACGCTGTATTGCCCTCGTAGCCGATGAGTTGATAATTGCCGCCCTGAAGGAAGGTCAGGTTAATCGACTTGGATTTGGTACTGGTATTGGCGCTGTATACATAAGTATTGTTGCTTTGTCGAAAAATGCAGAGCCGCACGTTATTAGCTTCTGTATCTAGCCGAACGTCAAAGCTTGCTGGGCAATAGGTGCTACCTGGATAGGTTACGCACATATGATCAGTTGGCGCATCGCCAAGATAGGCTACGGGCCGCTGCTCCGTCCTGGCTTTTGCGGTGACCTGAATCCTGTCCATCACCTCGCCAGAGGTTGAGGTGCCAAGGCGAGCCTCTATTTCGTAGGTGATGTCCTGGGTTTGCGTAGCAATTGGCAGCGCCAGATTGGAGAGCTTGTAGCTACTGGTTGTCTGCCAGGTTGTCCAGGATGAGCTGTTCACGTTCCGATAGTAAAGGGTTGCGGTTGCATTGCCCGATGTCGAAATCAAGAACGTGCAACTAGCGCTGAATTCATACGGAGTGCATTCAGTGCGATCTGCTGTGATCTGCTGCTGATAGGATGGGCGTTGAGCTTTTAGCGTCAGTGTCTGAAGCACATCGTTTGACCGATTGTTACCTTCGCGCAGACTGAAATTTTCAGTGCCAGAGTGAACCAGTACGTTGATTTTGGCGCCCGGTGCACCTTCCCATAGCTTAGCTTTCTTGGCGTCAGGCTCTCCATCGCGCCAGATACTGACCAGTGGAGATGTTGAAATCGAAGTCAGGGTGATATAGCAATCGTTACGCGAGTACAGCATGTTGCAGCTCGCGTTACCCGTCATTTTCCCTGTGTGGACAGGGCGAACGCCTAACAAAAATTGAGTATTCAGTAGTGGGTTTGAATACCGGGCCTGCATGCCACCATCAAAACGCAGATCAAAACGGTTATTCGTCTCGGCTAAGCCATCATAATTAAGAAGCTCAACGGTCGCGGTTCCGATCTTCTCGCTTGTACTTGAAAGCAAGCGGTCATAAGCGCGCCATACCGATGATTTATCAGTAGCGGTATAGGAAACTGTGAGCGAGCAACTGCCCCGCTGGTAATTGAATGTGCAGGTCGTTTCATCCGTTTCGAATGTGCCGGTGTACTTTTGCTTGTTACCTTTGAGGATGTAAGTTTTAAGCAACAGCCCGTTCGGTTCATCACCCTTGCGAAGGGTGTAGCTGAGGCCAGGCTCGGTTGCATTGATTTTAAAATTGCCCTCTTTACCAGAGGCAAGAAGATTGCCAGATTCGTCCCATACCGTAGCGTGCTCACCTGAGGTCGAAAACACCATGTTCTGTTCACAGGTCGATTCGTAGTAAGGGATCATGCAGACCCCACCTACAGGCGCAAGCGTGCCGGTATCAGGCGCCTTTACAGCCCTTAGGTCGATTCGGTCAAGGATCGCACCCGTTGGGCTTGAGCCCGCCCGCAAGTCGACACGCGCCCCCTGTGTACCCACACTAACCAAAGCCTGCCCGAATTTAGTGGCGCTGCTGAATGATTTTTCTCGAACCCAAAGCCGCCCGATATCGTTTGTCTGATATTTGACGCGCAGATCGCAGAAATCAGTTTCGTTGAGCACGGCGCACTGGACACCATCGGGAAGGCTGAGAGATCCCTCCGGATTGACCCGATAGCCCTTTGTCATTACAGCTGACAGCAATTTGCCACCAGAAGAGAGTCCTTCACGAAGCTCGTACACGACAGGGAAATCGTAGGCCTTACCAACAGCCATGCCGCTTGGCATCCCACTGGCGATTTCCATGAGACCCGATGATTTACGCTGCCACACCGATGCAGTGGTTATCTGGCTGGTCGCCCAGCGCAGCACGATGCTGCAAGAGTCTTCACCGTAATAAATCTGGCACTGACCCTTATCGCTCGCAACGATTATGCCGCCCTTGGTGTTCTTATCGATAACTGGATAGCCGGATTCATCCAATTCAATATCGTCACCATTACCATCAGTGCCGCCAGAACCACCCGTTCCTGGGGTGCTGGCGTCATCATTTTCCACTGGCTTGGAAGCTTCTTCTTCAGTGAGCGGTATTTCGTCCTCTTCACCCGGATAACCGCCTTCACCAGCACCTGGCTCAGGCTCAAGGGTTGCCCAACTGTCGTCCCACTCAGCGGTAACGGTAACCGAATCGAGCACTCGGCTCGCATAGGTGTTACTTTCTTTGAGATCGTACACAAGCTCCTGGCCAAAACGCACATAGGCATCAATGACGCCATCATAGGCGTAGGCGATTTTGTAGATGAGGTCGCCATTGGTACGCCACAGTGAAGCCGGTTTGTCACGCGTGGTCATCCAGTAAAGCCGGACACGGCAATATCCAGCTTTTGAAGGCAAACGACAAGAAAGCCCTTTTGGGGCAAAAATGATTGCCTCCATTTTCTCATCGGGGGTGATTGCCTCCTCAGCCAGCCAGGCGAGCTCAGGCACATGCCTCTGAAATTTAAGACCCGCTTGTGCTGTGCACGCGAGCGCCATTAGAAAGAAGACTGAAATCAGCGATTTGAATGATTTCATTTTATTTTTCGACCACTGTTGAGACGAGCGTGCGCTTGTTCAGTCGGTTGCGCAGTTCGTTAGTAAACGCTTGGTATTGGCCATCTTTGGCCATGATGCTGAAATGATCTTCTGGGTTCTCGATGGATAAAGGCTCGTCGGAATGCCCCAGTGTATTGATAAATGCCTGCCAGGCTTCGGCATATTCAGTCAGCATCCGGCCATCGCTATCGGTTTTCGTAGCGCTGACCAGTTCGTTGAGCAGCAGGGTGCTGACCATGGACGTGTATGATTGAATTTGCCTACTATCGAGCGCCTGCGCCAATTGATAAGAGGCTTCACCCACTGGCATGTCCATCTCGATGACGGCAGACAACGCCTTATCCGAAGGGTTGATCAGAGCTTGGTATCCCAAGAATTTCTTGTAGAGCGCGCCACTGTCGAACATGTCGCCCGATGCTTTGTTTTCGAGTACTGCTTTTGGAATCGAGCCGATTGGATGCTGCGGCTCAGCTTTATAGCGCCCCACTAAAAACACGTTGAGCGCTTGCTGCTCTTCTTTCGACACCGACCCATTGTTCATGACCAACAGGGCTGTCAATGCAGCCAGCCGATCCTCGACATTGGCCATATCCGGGCTAAAGGACACACTTTTGCTGACCAACCTGGGGGCGCTTGTTTCGCTCAAAGGCGCAGCGGGCCTGACCATGCTTACGATCATCATGAGGCTGGCGAGTGACAAAATAACAATGGCCGTTATTGCCGTCAGATAAGGCCAGTGGCGAGATTCTGTGCGAGTATTTTCGCGGCGCTTGTCCATTTCACTCTCGATGCGCTTATCGATGTGGTCAAGAATCTGCTTGATCGGCTGAGCGCCAGGCTTTTCGGTAGGGGTGGTCATCACAATTCCTCGGACAATATGCCAGAATGATCCATGATTTAATGACAGCATGTCAATAAAAACGTATTAGATTGTAAGTGTTGCATCGCCAGTGTGATCATAAAAATACTAATTTTTTACAAGTATGAGTGACTCAAATGTTTCACATGAATGAAGCCGCCCAGCAGGACAAAGACGCCTTGTCAATGGCGCAGCTCAAGCTCTGCGTCCTAGCCATCACCAAGCAGTTGCACAGACGAGAGGAACCGCTTACGGTTCTTGATCTTTTTGAGATTGCATCGGCGCAAGGACTCGACCTGGCTAAATCTGACGAGGTACTCGACGCCTACAAGCAAATATCGCCTATGGCATGGGTCGAGAACGGTGGATCATCCTGTTTTACCTGCGTCAGAAAGGGCGAGTCATACAGCCACGTCGCGGAACATTCAGCCACTATGCTCAGAGAAGCGCAATGGAGAGGTCAGGCTGGCCTTTCTGATCTTGGTAAGCTGTTTAGCGCTAACCCTGATTTTATGAAGCTACTGCCGCCCATAACACATGCCTTGTCAGTGTTCAGTCTGAGGCAGACATCGACCTACGCCAAGGCTATTCACAATCGCTATGCTGGTTATGAGCGTTGGTACATCGACTACATGGCCAAGATTGACCAAGTCACGGAAGCGGTTTCGGTTAAATTGTTCGACACGCTTTACCATCGACAGTGGGTCTCGTTGCTCAAGGATGCATTTGGTGAAAAAATGAAGCTTGGCCTGGAAGCCACAAGCTTCATGATTGATTTGTACAAAAGCCGAGGTGCTACGGCTGTCATGGATTGCCTGGAGTTCCGGGACGTTGCGTATATTAGTTTTTTGGTTCCAATCGCTCTCGAAACCCTTGAACTGGGGGCGATTGATGCCGATCAATGTACTGATGTTCTGATCAATGGTGTAAGAGGGGGCTTGGCGAATCAAGAACTGCAAAGAGCCTTAGCTAGGTGGCTTGTTGATTCCAAGGATAAGCCTCGCTTCTTAGTGACGGGCAACTGCGATGACGGGCAAACGGAGGTTAGGCGCTTTTGGCTAGAGGTTCTGCCCGGCACTCTGAATGCTTCACCGGAGTCAGCGTTTTCTCCTATTCACGGAGCACTTAACGCTCGCTACATAGAAGAGAAAATCCGTTTTGATGCCAATGGGGTTGTGAATCGCACATTTGAGCAAGCCAGAGAAGGGGTCAGGGCGTATTTATCAATCACAGAGACCGCACGCCTGAGCGCTGTTGAATATTTCACCAGAATAAATGATATCGAAAAAGCTGTGTCACTCTGCAAAGAATTTTGTACAGGAGAGGCATTAAAAGAATACCTTTTTTCGATTGCCAAAACCTATGCTGCGCCCGTTACTCGTTTGAGAATGCTCAGTAACAACTTCTTTCCGTTTGAGAATGAAAATCACTGCACACAACGGATATGTGAGTTTGGCCCAGAATTTTCGGCTGAGGTTGGCCGTGCACTGTGCCAAATATTTGAGCGGAAAAGCACCGCGCCAAGACTGCTGCAAATGCCAGGCGCCATGCCTTATTTGAGATGCCTGGCGGAACAGGACGGCTGGGATGATGAAAAGAAATTTGGTTTTGCCCATGCCTTCAGGAGCTGGCCAATTCGCAAGGCACTGTTGATTGGGCTGGATGTTCCTAGCGGGTTTTATCGAAGACTTCCCCCAGGCCAGAGGGGCAAATTGATAAGCAATGATTTGGAGATATAAACGAAAGACCGCCAGCAAGCTGGCGGTTTTTATGGAAGCTTAAGCGGCGACTTCTTTGAGGGTAGGGGAGTAGGACGCCGCGATTTCCACATGATCATCAAAGAACCTGTGCAGGTACGGGATTACATCATCGAGTGTCATCACGTATTGGTTCATGAGCAGGGTCACGATGGTGTCAGAAAGCTCGCCATACATAGCCAACACGATCTTCGTTTGCTCGAAAAGCTCAGCGGCTTTTTCCTCGATCTGCTCGATGCGCGCCCCGTGGGTGTCATATCCCATTTTCGAAAGCATTCCGTAGTTGAGCTTACAGCTGTTGTAGTAGCCAACCTCGTTAAACATCACATTAAGCATCTCGGTCACTTTCTGGATGTCGTTATGGGCACCCGCTGTAACACCTGCCTCTTTGTAATAGATCTCCTCGTTCGCCATGCCACCATAGAGCTCGCAAATCTTTTGCTCGTAGTCACGCCGAGTTTGAAGAGGCACATCCTCTGTCTTGCTAAGCACGAAGCCTAGCGCGCCCAGCTTAGAGACCGATTCGGTCGAGATCTTGATGACATTGAGGTTGTCATACAGCTTGCTAGCATCGCCCTTGAGCTCGATCATTGCATGGTGCACCTGCATCAGGAAGTGACCTGCTTCATGCACGGCAATGATGTTTCGCTTGTTATTCATCTTGTCCGTGGTGGCTCGGTCAGTCAGCCCAACCGCGACCCGCTCGAACGCTTCGAGCAGGGTACTCTGGTCGATCTTCTTGAGCCCTTGAACCGCCATAAGGCTGGCGCGAGCGATCAATGTTTCAAGGATGGCTGGGCTCATGCCATTTGTAATCCCGGCAATGTGGTTTAGATCCACCTTGTCGCACACCTTGTCATCCGTACGCTTTGCCAGAAGGCGGCGCATGATTTCACGTCGCTCTTCATGGTTAGGCAAGCGGAAATTGATTTTCAGGTGGAAGCGGCGAAGCATGGCTTCATCCATCACCATCTTGTGTTCATCGAAGTTCGAAGCGACGACCCAGATGATTTCGACTCCCTTCTTGGTGTTGACACCGTCAAGCAGGGAGAGCAACGACGTGGTGGTGTCGTTGTCGTACTTCGAGTTGGTCTGCCGCTGACGAGTGAGGAGGACGGACTCGGCCTCATCCAGGAAGATGATGGCGCGTTTTTGCTTCAGAGCGCGCTGGTAGAGCTTTTTGAGTGTACGTGGGCCGCCACCAACATAGCCTGACTCAAGGCTTGATGCTGAGGCGTAGAACATTGGGATGTTAAGGCGCTTTGCCAGACAACGAGCAATCTTGGTTTTGCCGGTGCCCGCAGGGCCAGTCATCATGACGTTGAAGGGCTTATCTACACCATATTCCTTATAAAGCTCACGAGAGGAAATCATCTCTTCAAGCTGAAGCAGCTCGCGCTTGATGTCATTCATGCCGACCAGGTCATCAATGTCATCATCGATGTTTTCAGGCTTGAACATGTCGATGGTATTGGTGATGGAGCCGCTTTGCATACGCAGCAGGAAAATCAGGAGAATGATCATCAGCAGCACGCTGCCAAACAGCTTCATGAATCCAACGCCTGCGTCTGTCGCCCGCTGCTTTGCAATCAGTGCCACAGGGTCACTTGCCATGCCGAAACGATCACCAATTCCGCTCAGGCTACTTCTCACGCTGTAATCAAAAGCAGGATTTGTCTTCAAAAAATCATCGAGGATGATCGAAGAATATTGACTGAAAGCTGAGTAGGTGACGTCCTTGTAAATCAGTACTTCAGCGCTGCCTGCGAAGCGCAGCGCGATGTAGCGCGAGCCAAATGTTGAGTTGTCGATTGTGATCATCTTCTCAACCCCGCTTAGCTTTTCAGCGGTGATCGAGAACAGCTCATCACCCTCCTTGATGGAGTATCGCTTATCACCCTGATCAACCACCTGCTCCTGGCCTTCCTCGGCCACAACGGTCGGTGTTACCTGAGCGACGAAAAAGGTGTAATAGAGGGGCGTCAGCAAGAAAAAGAACACCAAAGCTCTCACGAGCATCTTAAGCAGCATTGTGACTCTCCATAGAATTTGAATCAGTATGACAGAAATTGACGATTCGTCAATGCCTGTTGTCAATTTACATGGTTCCAAAGGTGGATGCGTACCTGCCATACTGAGCAAAATGAGGGCATCGCATGAGCAATAGAGCCAGCATACCAGCAAGCGATGAAGTGGTAGATATCATAGCCACATTAGATCGAACCCGTGCAAACAAGCTGTTTACAGGCAATTCTCTTATTGGCCTTCATGAGCCCATTGTCCTAGCCTTGTCAGGCCCTGCCTGGACGCTTAAACGAGCCTACGAGCAAAGGGCTGTATTCATCCAGTCATTTAGACCGCACACGCACGTGTCTGATGACTACAGACGCCTCTTCATGGCAATGGCTGAGGCTGGTCATACCCAAGGGGTTCTGGGAATGATCCACGCAACTGGGCGAAAAGATCGCTGCTTTGCTGGTAATCAGCCACTCATTAGTATGGGTACGCTGACCGCCATGGTCAGCTATGACAGCACGTTGATCGCGCCCGTTGTGCATTTTCTATCACGCGCAGCGACGAGCATGCTGCCTGAAGAACCTGGCGCGCTGTTCAAGGCCTTGATAAAGGGCTTTGACCCAGATTCCCTATACGCTGGCCGCTGGCTTGAGGCCATCCAGCGGCAGGTGAGTAGTCGCAGCCTGGAAACGCTTGGCATGAAAGGGGAGATGAGTCAGGCGCCCTACTGGGTGGCTCAGTTTCTCATTGCCAAAACACCGGAGAAAACGGCAGTTGCGTCAGCCGTTGTGGCAGGCATGATTTCAAAAAAAGAGCTATCGGTCGATGACATCACAGGCCTGAATCTCGATACGGGCCAAAAAATGAGGTTGGTCAAGGGGCTTGGGCTTAGCCAAGAAGCCATGGGGTTCAAACGTGTCATTTCGTCGAGAAATCATAGTATCGAGCCATCCTACCAGCTTTGACGACTTGTCAATTTGTTCGTATCTGTTATGATTCTTTCTCAGAAGAGGATCATGATATGTATAGAATTTCGACCGTACTTGTATTGCTATTGGCAGCCGGTATCGCAGATGCGCAAGACAGCCATGATGAGAAGGCGGTCATCGATTCCCCTTTTACTCCAGCTGTTTTCAAGGTTGTCGAGGCCACGCAGCAGTCGCTTGATGAGGCTTTTGGCCCTGTGGAATCTCAAATGGCAGACGAGCTCAGCAAAGCCTCAAAGCAGATCCTCGCGCACCCAGTCGTCTTTAAGGCCCTCGTTACCAATGCTCAGGCCAGGCAAGCAGCTGACCATGAGGATGAGGAAGAGTCTCAGGAAGTTTCTCATGGAAAATACGCAAAGCTTGCCATGGCTGGATTGCAAACTGCGCTCAGGCAGAGTCCAGGCGTCATGACACGGCAGGAGCTGGCCAATCGAGCTGTATTGATTTCACAAGTGGCTCGCTATTACGGCAAACATGACCCCTCGATGTGCAGGTATCTACCACAGGATTTTTCCATTTTACTGAATGTTGATGCACCCTGGGTCTCTGAAGTTGAAGAATCAGTATTGGAGCAGGCAATTGCTGACGAGAAGGATGCACTTGTCAGATATTACAATGGCGTCATGCCCATTATTATCGTGGACGCTGACGTCCAAACAATTTTCTCGAAGTTCGCGATGGAATGGCTAGCAGGTCTTGATTCAAAGACTAAGTCAGAAATCGCATCAGCTAGAAACCTTGGCGATTATTGCACCTTATGGAGCCAACTACTAAAAGACGGCGCCAGAATGTCATCCAGCTTTCCTCAAGCCGCACATAAGGTGCTATTACCCCTGATGACGATGCCAACTCGCGGCTGGCTTGATGTTGGCCGCTGGGGCTTCATTCAAAATCAAGTTAGAACCAACAATTGAATAAAAATACATTCAAAGTTATTATAAGAATAAAGAGGGTTCACCATGAGCACAATTGAAGTAATGAGAGCAAGGGATCGTTCTGCCCTGGCCGCTGAACGCGTGCTTGATGCTTTCAAGCAGGACAACGCAAATACTGATCGCCCAGACTTCGACAAGGACATGAAAAAGGTCATGGAGCTGATGAAGGGGCCTCCTGAGGGCTTTCAGCTTAAGACTGACATGTCTTCGGACAGCATTCAGAAGAATGGCTCTGTTATTCCGGAAAACAAGACGCTTCAGAACCATATTTGGGATATTCAGCAGCTCGCTGAAAATCGAGACAATAATCCTGAATTCAAAACCGATCTGATTGAAAAGATGGTCGAGACAAACAAGGCTATAGGTCGATTGGGCGAAAAGATATCAGACCTTAAGCGAAAGGGGACAATTACACCCGATCATATCCAGGTCGAAAGCACCGCCGAGATGTTTTTGAAGCTTTTGGAAATACTGTTCGGGAAATCGTCAAACCTTTCCCCCGAAGAAAAGCAAGGTCTCAGAGACATGCATCAGGATCTTGAGAAAATGCATGATCGCGTGAATACCATGGATGCTTATCTCAAGGGCTGGTCTGCTGAACAGGCTGCTGAAAGAGATGCAGCTAATGAGGGGCCTTCACCCAAAATGAGTCGCTAAAGGAATTAAAGTTATTGCATGAAAAAGCACCTATTAAAGGTGCTTTTTTGTTTTTCTCAGACTTATAACGATGGGCTTGATGGCCACTCTACCGATGTCAGTCTATGTAAGTCGATTCACCCAAGCCTACCGAACACCTGACTCTGC contains the following coding sequences:
- a CDS encoding AAA family ATPase, producing the protein MLLKMLVRALVFFFLLTPLYYTFFVAQVTPTVVAEEGQEQVVDQGDKRYSIKEGDELFSITAEKLSGVEKMITIDNSTFGSRYIALRFAGSAEVLIYKDVTYSAFSQYSSIILDDFLKTNPAFDYSVRSSLSGIGDRFGMASDPVALIAKQRATDAGVGFMKLFGSVLLMIILLIFLLRMQSGSITNTIDMFKPENIDDDIDDLVGMNDIKRELLQLEEMISSRELYKEYGVDKPFNVMMTGPAGTGKTKIARCLAKRLNIPMFYASASSLESGYVGGGPRTLKKLYQRALKQKRAIIFLDEAESVLLTRQRQTNSKYDNDTTTSLLSLLDGVNTKKGVEIIWVVASNFDEHKMVMDEAMLRRFHLKINFRLPNHEERREIMRRLLAKRTDDKVCDKVDLNHIAGITNGMSPAILETLIARASLMAVQGLKKIDQSTLLEAFERVAVGLTDRATTDKMNNKRNIIAVHEAGHFLMQVHHAMIELKGDASKLYDNLNVIKISTESVSKLGALGFVLSKTEDVPLQTRRDYEQKICELYGGMANEEIYYKEAGVTAGAHNDIQKVTEMLNVMFNEVGYYNSCKLNYGMLSKMGYDTHGARIEQIEEKAAELFEQTKIVLAMYGELSDTIVTLLMNQYVMTLDDVIPYLHRFFDDHVEIAASYSPTLKEVAA